In the genome of Bradyrhizobium sp. CIAT3101, one region contains:
- a CDS encoding MFS transporter, which produces MSTPTRPSALAPFRIRNYRFQWPSDLLTSWAFEIETLVLGWYILVATGSVLLLTILASLQYVGTLVAPVLGMVGDRIGHRDLLVMLRLTYTVLASTIMLLALTGHLAPLKVMIIVTIMGLIRSSDLGLRSALLADIMPSELLVGAISLSRTTQDSARIAGALTGAGLFATFGIGKVYMVIACLYFAAAVLMFCLTRPAKSAEHRLVESHSGSRLLRDLKEGIVYSWNGPAMLAALCVAFLANLTAFPLTNGLLPFIARDIFHTDQTGLGYLSASFALGSLIGSITLSLVGGLRIARLLIGATLAWYTLLLVFVEIRTMPVAMACLVLAGIAQSMSMISAAVILMRTASAHLRGRVMGVRMMVIYGLPIGLLAAGSLIDVIGYSATGSLYAAAGFIAMLAIAIRWRADLWPVHAPANAR; this is translated from the coding sequence TTGAGCACACCCACAAGACCATCCGCGCTCGCGCCATTCCGCATCCGCAACTATCGCTTCCAGTGGCCGTCCGACCTGCTCACCTCCTGGGCGTTCGAGATCGAGACGCTGGTGCTCGGCTGGTACATCCTGGTCGCGACGGGCTCGGTGCTGCTGCTCACCATTCTCGCATCGCTGCAATATGTCGGGACGTTGGTCGCGCCCGTGCTCGGGATGGTCGGTGATCGCATCGGTCACCGCGATCTTCTCGTCATGCTGCGTCTCACCTATACCGTCCTCGCCTCGACCATCATGCTGCTGGCGCTGACCGGTCACCTGGCTCCGCTCAAGGTGATGATCATCGTGACGATCATGGGCCTGATCCGCTCCTCGGATCTCGGCCTACGCAGCGCACTGCTCGCCGACATCATGCCGAGCGAGCTGCTGGTGGGGGCGATCAGCCTGTCACGCACCACCCAGGACAGCGCGCGCATCGCCGGGGCGCTGACCGGAGCCGGACTGTTCGCGACCTTCGGCATCGGCAAGGTCTACATGGTGATCGCCTGCCTGTATTTTGCGGCCGCTGTTCTCATGTTCTGCCTGACCCGACCGGCGAAGTCCGCGGAGCATCGCCTGGTGGAAAGCCATTCGGGCTCGCGGCTGCTGCGCGATCTCAAGGAAGGCATCGTTTATTCCTGGAACGGGCCGGCCATGCTGGCAGCGCTTTGCGTCGCATTCCTCGCCAATCTCACCGCGTTTCCGCTGACGAATGGATTGCTGCCCTTCATCGCGCGCGACATCTTTCATACCGACCAGACCGGCCTCGGTTATCTCTCGGCGAGTTTCGCCCTGGGCTCGCTGATCGGCTCCATCACACTCAGCCTGGTGGGTGGCCTGCGCATTGCCCGGCTTCTGATCGGCGCCACGCTTGCCTGGTACACGTTGCTGCTGGTGTTCGTCGAAATCAGGACCATGCCCGTAGCCATGGCCTGCCTCGTGCTGGCCGGCATCGCCCAGAGCATGTCGATGATCTCGGCAGCCGTGATCCTGATGCGGACGGCGAGCGCACACCTGCGTGGCCGCGTCATGGGAGTGCGCATGATGGTGATCTACGGCCTGCCGATCGGATTGCTCGCGGCCGGCAGCCTGATCGACGTCATCGGCTATTCTGCAACGGGGTCGCTCTACGCCGCTGCGGGCTTCATCGCGATGCTGGCCATCGCCATCCGCTGGCGCGCCGACCTCTGGCCGGTGCACGCGCCCGCCAATGCGCGCTAG
- a CDS encoding adenylate/guanylate cyclase domain-containing protein: MTCSGCGSEVQSGFAFCPKCGTKQPSACAGCGFPCAPDFVYCPKCGTLVGEATPSGERALRRTSAMTAPVRSSSSPPLVPAFETQHAFRPQADKIDNEANRRTVTVLFADLSGFTAMSERLDPEVMQTLQNELFEELTAAVQSFGGFVDKFIGDALLALFGAPAAHEDDPERAVCAALDMIGRTARLSERAKTYAGSPLLLHVGINTGHVVAGGLGVGVAKSYSVTGDTVNTAQRLQSMAAPGEVLVGPLTHRLTRHAFSYESLGEVSLKGKMGSVLVHRLRGPLETPRAARGLDALGLDAPLIGRDAELARVIGSLDRACGGAAQLVRLVGEAGIGKTRLVNEFVARIRDEDPFAGVAIRHAVCSPLGEQSYGTLAAVLRSAYGIAQKADAAEAEAKVAEALSELGIPAEEADHLMPLYLHVLGLGDPNAVLRHVEPEQLRRQIFFAIRTVFERRLALSPLLIIVEDLHWADAVSLEALRFLMDRLERTRLMLLFTHRPMLELDQFGSGRISHTTLRLPPLGDTDGQKLLAAYFSHGWCEPPGRLFNRILERAGGNPLFLEEIIRGLIEAGALQRDGALWRMKSEEAAAEIPASIQALLLARLDRLPHRVRHLAQEAAVIGPRFDAAVLGAAATERASVEAGLELLCDAEIIEEVAGSNSISLRTYRFTQTMLQDVIYQNLLLQRRIELHGRIGAALERLYGNEPERLEDLVLLGHHFSLSANKPKGARYLRAAGDRARGSYANDDALRFYQQSLAVLTGVEREPECLVLYERIADLCRVAGRRSVAEEHYQGALEGHRAVGDCIGEARILRKLGRLLWDAGKRVNAEVHYAEAAERLAGTDAPIEWAHLLQERGRLACRVGDHVAAARWADEALGYARSVSADADGQAGLEAARAIAEALNTKGVALARLGRHQEAVREVEQSVAAAEAAGILNVACRGYTNLGVLYTLIDPAQAIDVCRRGLDVAHRIGDLGFQARLLANFAVACCTFTDRCTDEGVPAAEKAIEIDRALDQREHLPVPLIVLGQIHQCHFRPDLAARCYNEAIAVASEIGEPQQLFPCYDGLATLNLDRGDMPEAERYFALADDVCTRHGLDPAGLIVLPFLD, translated from the coding sequence ATGACGTGCTCGGGTTGCGGTTCTGAGGTTCAGAGCGGTTTTGCCTTCTGCCCGAAGTGCGGCACGAAGCAGCCGAGTGCGTGCGCTGGCTGCGGTTTTCCATGCGCTCCTGATTTCGTCTACTGCCCCAAATGCGGCACGCTTGTCGGTGAGGCCACCCCGAGCGGCGAGCGGGCATTGCGGCGCACGAGCGCGATGACGGCTCCGGTCAGGTCGTCGTCCTCTCCACCGCTCGTGCCGGCGTTCGAGACTCAACACGCATTTCGGCCGCAGGCGGATAAAATCGATAACGAAGCAAACCGCCGCACCGTCACCGTGCTGTTTGCCGACCTCAGCGGCTTCACCGCGATGAGCGAGCGGCTCGATCCCGAGGTTATGCAGACGCTGCAGAACGAATTGTTCGAGGAACTGACCGCCGCGGTGCAAAGCTTTGGCGGTTTCGTGGACAAATTTATCGGCGATGCGCTGCTTGCCCTGTTTGGCGCACCGGCCGCGCACGAGGATGACCCGGAGCGGGCGGTCTGCGCAGCCCTCGACATGATCGGCCGGACGGCGCGGCTCAGCGAACGTGCGAAGACGTATGCCGGCTCACCACTCCTGCTCCATGTCGGAATCAACACCGGGCACGTCGTCGCGGGTGGGCTGGGTGTGGGCGTTGCGAAATCCTACTCGGTGACCGGCGATACCGTGAATACCGCCCAGCGACTGCAGTCCATGGCGGCTCCGGGCGAGGTGCTGGTCGGGCCCTTGACCCATCGTCTGACGCGGCACGCGTTCTCCTATGAGTCGCTTGGCGAGGTCTCGCTCAAGGGCAAGATGGGCAGCGTTCTGGTCCATCGCTTGAGGGGACCGCTCGAGACGCCCCGTGCGGCACGAGGCCTCGACGCGCTGGGCCTCGATGCGCCGCTGATCGGGCGCGACGCCGAGCTTGCGCGCGTGATCGGCAGCCTTGATCGCGCGTGCGGCGGGGCGGCTCAACTGGTGCGGCTGGTCGGCGAAGCGGGGATCGGGAAAACGCGCCTGGTCAACGAATTCGTCGCGCGCATTCGCGATGAGGATCCCTTCGCAGGCGTGGCGATCCGGCATGCAGTCTGTTCGCCGCTGGGCGAACAATCCTACGGCACACTCGCCGCCGTGCTGCGCAGTGCCTACGGCATCGCGCAGAAGGCCGACGCCGCGGAGGCGGAGGCAAAGGTTGCCGAAGCGCTGTCAGAGCTTGGCATCCCGGCCGAGGAGGCCGACCACCTGATGCCTCTCTATTTGCACGTCCTTGGTCTTGGCGACCCCAACGCCGTGCTCAGGCATGTCGAGCCGGAACAGCTCCGCCGGCAGATCTTTTTCGCGATCCGCACCGTCTTCGAACGGCGCCTCGCCTTGTCGCCGCTTCTGATCATCGTCGAGGACCTGCACTGGGCCGATGCGGTATCGCTGGAAGCGCTGCGGTTCCTGATGGACCGTCTGGAGCGGACGCGGCTGATGCTGCTGTTTACACATCGGCCAATGCTGGAGCTGGACCAGTTCGGCTCCGGCCGGATCAGTCATACGACCCTTCGGCTGCCTCCACTTGGCGACACCGACGGACAAAAGCTGCTGGCGGCTTATTTCAGTCACGGCTGGTGCGAGCCACCGGGACGGCTGTTCAATCGGATCCTCGAACGCGCGGGCGGCAATCCGCTTTTCCTCGAGGAGATCATCCGCGGCCTCATCGAAGCCGGCGCCCTGCAACGCGATGGCGCGCTATGGCGAATGAAGTCGGAGGAAGCCGCCGCGGAGATTCCGGCGAGCATTCAGGCTCTGTTGCTGGCGCGTCTCGACCGTTTGCCGCATCGGGTGCGCCACCTGGCCCAGGAGGCCGCAGTGATCGGCCCGCGCTTTGATGCGGCTGTGCTCGGTGCTGCGGCGACCGAGCGGGCGAGCGTCGAAGCAGGGCTCGAACTCCTGTGCGACGCCGAGATCATCGAGGAGGTCGCCGGCTCGAACTCGATTTCGCTGCGGACCTACCGCTTCACGCAAACCATGCTTCAGGACGTCATCTATCAGAACCTGCTCCTGCAGCGCCGGATCGAGCTTCATGGACGGATCGGAGCCGCGCTGGAGCGGCTCTATGGCAACGAGCCGGAGCGGCTCGAAGATCTCGTGCTGCTCGGACACCACTTCAGTCTGAGCGCGAACAAGCCGAAAGGCGCGCGCTATCTGCGCGCGGCCGGCGATCGCGCCCGCGGAAGTTACGCCAATGACGATGCGCTTCGCTTCTATCAGCAGTCCCTCGCCGTACTGACCGGCGTCGAACGGGAGCCGGAATGCCTGGTCCTGTACGAGCGGATCGCGGACCTCTGTCGCGTGGCCGGCCGCCGAAGCGTGGCCGAGGAGCATTACCAGGGCGCGCTGGAGGGGCACCGCGCGGTGGGAGATTGCATCGGCGAGGCGCGAATTCTTCGCAAGCTCGGCCGATTGTTGTGGGATGCCGGCAAGCGCGTCAACGCAGAGGTGCACTATGCCGAGGCGGCAGAACGGCTGGCCGGCACCGACGCTCCGATCGAGTGGGCGCACCTCCTGCAGGAGCGCGGCCGTCTGGCATGTCGCGTGGGCGATCACGTCGCTGCCGCGCGGTGGGCCGACGAGGCTCTCGGTTACGCACGCTCCGTGTCGGCGGACGCAGACGGGCAGGCCGGGCTCGAGGCGGCGCGCGCCATTGCGGAGGCACTCAACACCAAAGGGGTTGCGCTGGCGCGGCTTGGGCGACACCAGGAGGCGGTGCGCGAGGTGGAGCAAAGTGTCGCGGCTGCCGAAGCCGCCGGCATCCTCAACGTGGCGTGCCGCGGCTACACCAACCTCGGGGTGCTCTACACGCTGATCGACCCGGCGCAAGCCATCGACGTTTGCCGGCGTGGGCTCGATGTCGCGCATCGTATCGGCGATCTCGGCTTCCAGGCGCGTCTCCTGGCCAACTTTGCCGTCGCCTGCTGCACTTTCACGGACAGATGTACCGACGAAGGGGTGCCGGCGGCCGAAAAGGCGATCGAGATCGATCGTGCGCTCGACCAGCGCGAGCATCTCCCGGTGCCCCTGATCGTGCTCGGGCAGATCCATCAATGCCACTTCCGTCCTGATCTCGCGGCGCGCTGCTACAACGAGGCCATCGCGGTGGCGAGCGAGATCGGCGAGCCACAGCAGCTCTTTCCGTGCTATGATGGTCTTGCGACACTGAACCTTGATCGTGGCGACATGCCCGAGGCGGAGCGCTATTTCGCGCTGGCCGATGATGTCTGCACCAGGCACGGGCTTGATCCCGCCGGACTGATTGTACTGCCATTTCTTGACTAG
- a CDS encoding Crp/Fnr family transcriptional regulator, whose translation MISEDQLKRVAAWSRELTPAEIEVARAGITERSYGTGETVFMRGDKFDYWAGMVSGLARMGGVSRDGKETSLAGLTAGAWFGEGSVLKNEPRRYDVVALRDSRVALMERSAFMWLFENSVGFNRFLVRQLNERLGQFIGMLEVNRTLDATSRLARSIASLFNPILYPESTAHLEITQEEIGALSGMSRQNANRALNRLEKEGLLRLEYGGVTILNVERLRGYGD comes from the coding sequence ATGATTTCAGAGGATCAACTGAAGCGCGTGGCCGCCTGGTCGCGCGAGCTCACGCCAGCGGAGATCGAGGTGGCCCGCGCCGGGATCACGGAGCGGTCCTACGGCACCGGCGAGACCGTGTTCATGCGCGGCGACAAATTCGATTATTGGGCCGGCATGGTGAGCGGTCTTGCCCGCATGGGCGGCGTCTCGCGTGACGGCAAGGAGACCAGCCTTGCGGGGCTTACGGCGGGCGCCTGGTTCGGCGAAGGCAGTGTGCTCAAGAACGAGCCGCGCCGCTACGACGTGGTCGCGCTGCGCGACAGCCGGGTGGCGCTGATGGAGCGCAGCGCCTTCATGTGGCTGTTCGAGAACAGTGTCGGCTTCAACCGCTTCCTGGTGCGCCAGCTCAACGAGCGGCTCGGCCAGTTCATCGGCATGCTCGAGGTCAACCGCACGCTCGATGCGACTTCGCGCCTCGCGCGCAGCATCGCCTCGCTGTTCAATCCGATCCTCTATCCGGAATCGACCGCGCATCTGGAGATCACCCAGGAGGAGATCGGCGCGCTCTCCGGCATGTCGCGGCAGAACGCCAACCGCGCGCTGAACCGGCTGGAGAAGGAGGGGTTGCTGCGGCTGGAGTACGGCGGCGTCACGATCCTCAATGTCGAGCGGCTGCGCGGATACGGGGATTAG
- a CDS encoding branched-chain amino acid ABC transporter permease: MNSAFLIQLLVNGLVVGTLYGVVAMSFVLIYKATQVVNFAQGEMLLVGAWVCWALLAKYQVPFWIGMPMTLVFMFVFGIAIQVLILRPMIGEPIISVIMVTIGLSTVLQATLKWMFGVNPQPFPRVFESQSVGLFGLQIQTVYVMSLVVSVAMMIGMAWFFRASKYGLAMRATAFNQQVAQSLGISVKSVFAMAWAISATVSAVAGVVVAVVNGVSSGLAAYGIKVFPAAILGGLDSVGGAVLGGIIIGVLENVAQYVDSQYLHWGNLYEIAPFYVLIIVLMIKPYGLFGTHDIERI, encoded by the coding sequence ATGAACAGCGCCTTCCTTATCCAGCTCCTGGTCAACGGCCTCGTGGTCGGCACGCTCTATGGCGTGGTCGCGATGTCGTTCGTGCTGATCTACAAGGCGACGCAGGTCGTCAATTTCGCGCAAGGTGAAATGCTGCTGGTCGGCGCTTGGGTATGCTGGGCGTTGCTCGCCAAATACCAGGTGCCGTTCTGGATCGGCATGCCGATGACGCTGGTGTTCATGTTCGTGTTCGGCATCGCGATCCAGGTGCTGATCCTGCGGCCGATGATCGGCGAACCCATTATTTCTGTCATCATGGTGACGATCGGCCTCTCCACCGTGCTGCAGGCGACGCTGAAATGGATGTTTGGCGTCAATCCGCAGCCGTTCCCGCGCGTGTTCGAGAGCCAGTCGGTCGGCCTGTTCGGCCTCCAGATCCAGACCGTCTATGTCATGAGCCTGGTCGTGTCGGTCGCGATGATGATCGGCATGGCCTGGTTCTTCCGCGCCTCGAAATACGGCCTCGCGATGCGCGCCACCGCGTTCAACCAGCAGGTGGCGCAGTCGCTCGGCATTTCCGTGAAGAGCGTGTTCGCAATGGCCTGGGCGATCTCCGCCACCGTCTCCGCGGTCGCCGGCGTGGTCGTCGCCGTGGTCAACGGCGTGTCGTCGGGCCTTGCCGCCTACGGCATAAAAGTGTTTCCGGCGGCGATCCTCGGCGGGCTCGATTCCGTCGGCGGCGCGGTGCTCGGCGGCATCATCATCGGGGTGCTCGAGAACGTCGCGCAATATGTCGACAGCCAATACCTGCACTGGGGCAATCTCTACGAGATCGCGCCGTTCTACGTCCTCATCATCGTGCTGATGATCAAGCCTTACGGCCTGTTCGGCACCCACGACATCGAGCGGATCTGA
- a CDS encoding ABC transporter ATP-binding protein produces MATSLEVRGVSLRFGGVRALTDVSFAINEGELFSIIGPNGAGKTSIVNCISGRYKPTEGQLFYQGRDITGLTPNARPKLGIGRTFQNLALFHHMSVLDNIMVGRHHLLKNNFLTGSLYWLTGARKEELEHRRKVEEIIDFLDLQSVRKATAGTLSYGLRKRVELARAMALEPRLILLDEPMAGMNFEEKEDMARYIVDLNEEFGMTVVMIEHDMGVVMDISHRVMVLDFGRKIAEGDPAAVLADPHVRRAYLGEEDETLVDPDDAPPAQESAA; encoded by the coding sequence GTGGCTACCAGTCTCGAAGTGCGCGGCGTGTCCTTGCGGTTCGGCGGCGTTCGCGCGCTGACCGACGTCAGCTTCGCCATCAACGAGGGCGAGCTGTTCTCGATCATCGGCCCCAACGGGGCCGGCAAGACCTCGATCGTGAATTGCATCTCCGGGCGCTACAAGCCGACCGAAGGCCAGCTGTTCTACCAGGGCCGCGACATCACCGGGCTGACGCCGAATGCGCGTCCCAAGCTCGGCATCGGCCGCACCTTCCAGAACCTGGCGCTGTTCCACCACATGAGCGTGCTCGACAACATCATGGTCGGCCGCCATCACCTGTTGAAGAACAATTTCCTCACGGGTTCGCTCTACTGGCTCACCGGCGCGCGCAAGGAAGAGCTCGAGCACCGCCGCAAGGTGGAAGAGATCATCGACTTTCTCGACCTCCAATCGGTGCGCAAAGCCACCGCCGGCACCCTCTCCTACGGCCTGCGCAAGCGCGTCGAGCTTGCGCGTGCCATGGCGCTGGAGCCGCGCCTCATCCTCCTCGACGAGCCGATGGCCGGCATGAATTTCGAGGAGAAGGAGGACATGGCCCGCTACATCGTCGACCTCAACGAGGAATTCGGGATGACGGTGGTGATGATCGAGCACGACATGGGCGTGGTGATGGACATCTCCCACCGCGTCATGGTGCTGGATTTCGGCCGCAAGATCGCCGAGGGCGACCCCGCCGCCGTGCTCGCCGATCCCCACGTCAGGCGCGCCTATCTCGGCGAGGAAGACGAGACGCTGGTCGATCCGGACGATGCCCCTCCGGCGCAGGAGAGCGCGGCATGA
- a CDS encoding branched-chain amino acid ABC transporter permease — MAGPALIPAGDFRTSYAADTTIFPTTTSRNFAIAGVLLLCLVPQVLGGYWLSILIQIGIFSIAALGLNILVGFTGQISIGHAAFFLLGAFTSAYISNNAPIPVFFAIPLAGVVTALVGLIFGIPAARLKGLYLVIATLAAQYILLDFFSRAEWFSGGSVPASAEPFSILGYTLRGDKQYFYVVLAYVLFSYVLVTNLMRTRDGRALVAIRDHYLSAEIMGINLTKYRTLSFGLAAFFAGIAGALYAHYQLVVSQEGFGIERSILFLAMIIIGGTGSIMGTLMGTAFVVLLPESMEFISLSLKGGAIDKALSLNNNITFLREIAIGVIIIAFLMFEPDGLAHRWRQIKAYWKLYPFSH, encoded by the coding sequence ATGGCCGGCCCTGCCCTCATCCCTGCTGGTGATTTCCGCACCTCCTACGCGGCCGACACCACGATCTTCCCGACCACGACCAGCCGCAACTTTGCGATTGCCGGCGTCTTGCTGCTTTGCCTCGTGCCGCAAGTCCTCGGCGGCTACTGGCTCAGCATCCTGATCCAGATCGGTATCTTCTCGATCGCGGCGCTCGGGCTGAACATCCTGGTCGGCTTCACCGGCCAGATCTCGATCGGGCATGCCGCCTTCTTCCTGCTCGGCGCCTTCACCTCGGCCTACATCTCCAACAACGCGCCGATCCCGGTGTTCTTCGCGATCCCGCTCGCCGGTGTCGTCACCGCGCTGGTCGGGCTGATCTTCGGCATTCCGGCGGCGCGCCTGAAGGGGCTTTACCTCGTCATCGCGACGCTGGCCGCCCAATATATCCTGCTCGACTTCTTCTCACGTGCCGAATGGTTTTCCGGCGGCTCCGTGCCGGCGAGCGCCGAGCCGTTCTCGATTCTGGGCTACACTTTGCGCGGCGATAAGCAATATTTCTACGTCGTGCTGGCCTATGTGCTCTTCAGCTACGTCCTCGTCACCAATTTGATGCGCACCCGCGATGGCCGCGCGCTGGTGGCGATCCGCGACCATTATCTCTCCGCCGAGATCATGGGCATCAACCTCACCAAATACCGCACGCTGTCGTTCGGGCTCGCCGCGTTCTTCGCCGGCATCGCCGGCGCGCTCTACGCGCATTACCAGCTGGTGGTCTCGCAGGAAGGGTTTGGTATCGAGCGCTCGATCCTGTTCCTCGCCATGATCATCATCGGCGGCACCGGCTCGATCATGGGCACGCTGATGGGCACGGCCTTCGTGGTGCTGTTGCCGGAATCGATGGAATTCATCAGCCTCTCACTGAAGGGCGGCGCGATCGACAAGGCGTTGTCGCTCAACAACAACATCACCTTCCTGCGCGAGATCGCGATCGGGGTGATCATCATCGCGTTCTTGATGTTCGAGCCGGACGGGCTCGCGCATCGCTGGCGGCAGATCAAGGCATACTGGAAACTCTACCCGTTCTCGCACTGA
- a CDS encoding long-chain fatty acid--CoA ligase produces MMDYAGRVAQADTYPKMLRLNAKEHGNEIALREKDLGLWRPFTWNDYQTRVRDFALGLVELGLGRGDVIGIIGDNRPDWVAAEVAAHAIGGLSLGLYRDVLDEEALYLLNYGEAQLVFAEDEEQVDKLLALAERVPRLKHIIYSDPRGMRKYDDPRLMSAEKFAELGRTRAAREPELYDRLVDATKGEDVAILCTTSGTTSHPKLAMLAAGRVLGHCATYLAFDPKGPDDEYVSVLPLPWIMEQVYVLGKGLLCRMKINFVEEPDTMMNDLREIAPTFVLFAPRAWESIAADVRAKVMDATPFKQRLFDIGMKSGLAALEQGKRSGFADAILFRALRDRLGFTRLRSAATGGAALGPDTFKFFQAMGVPLRTLYGQTELLGAYTLHPAGKVDPDTTGVPMADSVEIRIDNADVHGVGEIVVRHPNMFLGYYKNPEASVADIRDGWMLSGDAGYFNADRQLVVIDRIKDLAETSRGERFSPQFIENKLKFSPYIAEAVVLGAGRDALAAMICIRYSIISKWAEKNRLSFTTYSDLASRPEVYRLLQKEVETVNATLPPAQRISRFLLLYKELDADDGELTRTRKVRRSVINEKYEGIIDAIYRGAADIPVDTVIRFQDGTTQRVRTTLRVVDLGEHGPMAEAAE; encoded by the coding sequence ATGATGGATTACGCAGGCCGCGTCGCCCAGGCCGACACCTATCCGAAAATGCTCCGGCTCAATGCCAAGGAGCACGGCAACGAGATCGCGCTACGCGAAAAGGATCTCGGCCTCTGGCGTCCGTTCACCTGGAACGATTACCAGACCCGCGTGCGCGATTTCGCGCTAGGCCTGGTCGAACTGGGCCTTGGCCGCGGCGATGTCATCGGCATCATCGGCGATAACCGTCCGGACTGGGTCGCGGCGGAAGTGGCGGCGCATGCGATCGGCGGATTGAGCCTCGGGCTCTATCGCGATGTGCTCGATGAAGAGGCCTTGTATCTCCTCAACTATGGCGAAGCGCAGCTCGTCTTCGCCGAGGACGAGGAGCAGGTGGACAAGCTGCTGGCGCTGGCCGAGCGCGTGCCGCGGCTCAAGCACATCATCTATTCCGACCCGCGCGGGATGCGGAAATATGACGACCCGCGCCTGATGTCGGCAGAAAAATTCGCCGAGCTCGGCCGTACCAGGGCCGCGCGCGAGCCGGAGCTTTACGACAGGCTGGTCGATGCCACCAAGGGGGAGGATGTTGCGATCCTCTGCACCACGTCGGGCACGACGTCGCATCCGAAGCTCGCGATGCTCGCCGCCGGTCGCGTGCTCGGCCATTGTGCGACCTATCTCGCCTTCGACCCGAAAGGCCCCGACGACGAATATGTCTCGGTGCTGCCGCTGCCCTGGATCATGGAACAGGTCTATGTGCTCGGCAAAGGCCTGCTCTGCCGGATGAAGATCAACTTCGTCGAAGAGCCGGATACGATGATGAACGATCTGCGCGAGATCGCGCCGACATTCGTGTTGTTCGCGCCGCGGGCCTGGGAATCCATCGCGGCGGACGTCCGCGCCAAGGTGATGGATGCGACGCCGTTCAAGCAACGGCTGTTCGACATCGGCATGAAGTCGGGTCTGGCCGCGCTCGAACAGGGCAAGCGCTCGGGCTTTGCCGACGCGATCCTGTTCCGCGCGCTGCGCGACCGGCTCGGTTTCACGCGGCTGCGCTCGGCCGCGACCGGCGGCGCCGCGCTCGGGCCCGACACCTTCAAGTTCTTCCAGGCCATGGGCGTGCCGCTGCGCACGCTCTACGGTCAGACCGAACTGCTGGGAGCTTACACGCTGCATCCCGCGGGCAAGGTCGACCCTGACACGACGGGCGTGCCGATGGCGGACAGCGTCGAGATCCGCATCGACAATGCCGACGTCCACGGTGTCGGCGAGATCGTGGTGCGGCACCCCAACATGTTCCTCGGCTATTACAAGAATCCCGAGGCCAGCGTCGCCGACATCAGGGACGGCTGGATGCTGTCGGGCGATGCCGGCTATTTCAACGCGGACCGCCAGCTCGTCGTCATCGACCGCATCAAGGATCTCGCGGAGACCTCGCGCGGCGAGCGCTTCTCGCCGCAATTCATCGAGAACAAGCTGAAGTTCTCGCCCTACATCGCGGAAGCCGTCGTGCTGGGCGCCGGCCGCGACGCGCTCGCCGCGATGATCTGCATCCGCTACTCCATCATCTCGAAATGGGCGGAGAAAAACCGGCTCTCGTTCACGACGTACAGCGACCTCGCCTCGCGGCCCGAAGTCTACAGGCTGCTCCAGAAGGAAGTCGAGACCGTCAACGCCACGCTGCCGCCGGCACAGCGCATCTCGCGCTTCCTGCTGCTCTACAAGGAGCTCGACGCCGATGACGGCGAGCTCACGCGCACGCGAAAGGTGCGCCGCAGCGTCATCAACGAGAAATACGAAGGCATCATCGACGCCATCTATCGCGGAGCAGCCGACATCCCCGTCGACACCGTGATCCGCTTCCAGGACGGCACCACGCAGCGTGTGCGCACGACGCTCCGCGTGGTCGATCTCGGCGAACACGGGCCCATGGCGGAGGCCGCGGAGTGA
- a CDS encoding redoxin family protein, whose translation MSEHHVDGPLQPGDRAPNIVLDAITRDGKVALEDFRGHSPILVGLFRGLHCPFCRRHIAAQAQLDAALRDKGVESLTVVHTPIDRARLYFRYHPLPNLFAASDPERVSHRAFGLPNLEFTESETEWPRKVGMNVVMGMQMNLPDELPEPMNPVAASDILNKKDGYEITEADQRMLATGHGQLFGQFLLDREGVVRWTFTEVPEGGRRMFGMPSPQELMSAASQVAG comes from the coding sequence ATGTCAGAACATCATGTCGATGGACCGCTTCAACCGGGCGATCGCGCGCCCAACATCGTGCTGGACGCCATCACGCGCGACGGGAAGGTCGCACTCGAGGATTTTCGCGGCCATAGTCCGATATTGGTGGGCCTGTTTCGAGGTCTGCACTGCCCGTTCTGCCGCCGCCATATTGCGGCACAGGCACAGCTTGACGCGGCCCTGCGCGACAAGGGTGTCGAAAGCCTCACCGTCGTCCATACGCCGATCGATCGGGCGCGGCTCTACTTCCGATATCATCCATTGCCCAATCTGTTCGCCGCGTCTGACCCCGAGCGGGTGTCGCACCGCGCGTTTGGCCTGCCCAATCTCGAGTTCACCGAGAGCGAGACTGAATGGCCGCGCAAGGTGGGCATGAACGTCGTGATGGGCATGCAGATGAATCTGCCGGACGAATTGCCGGAGCCGATGAATCCGGTTGCGGCGTCCGACATCCTCAACAAAAAAGATGGCTACGAAATCACGGAAGCCGACCAGCGCATGCTGGCGACCGGCCACGGCCAGCTGTTCGGCCAGTTCCTGCTCGATCGGGAAGGGGTCGTACGCTGGACCTTTACCGAGGTCCCCGAAGGCGGCCGTCGCATGTTCGGGATGCCGAGCCCGCAGGAATTGATGTCGGCTGCTTCGCAGGTGGCAGGCTAG